One stretch of Oncorhynchus tshawytscha isolate Ot180627B linkage group LG19, Otsh_v2.0, whole genome shotgun sequence DNA includes these proteins:
- the LOC112218546 gene encoding putative sodium-coupled neutral amino acid transporter 8 has translation MEELARESISLLAKPTLDTDGPRLGSLGAIFIMLKSALGAGLLNFPWAFEKAGGIRSAVAVEMVSLVFLISGLVILGYSSSISGQNTYQAVVKDVCGPAIGQLCEVVFVFNLFMISVAFLVIVSDQLEKLCISLYELITGLPETDMPYHWYTHPHFALILLCVFLILPLSIPKEISIQKYISVLGTLAATYLTVAIIVKYHTRESSDVHISPLYTSGISSWASMFSVIPTICFGFQCHEACIAIYSSMENKSLSHWVFISVVSMFFCLVIYSLTGVYGYLTFGKDVAADILMSYTGDDVLMIIARLLFGISIITIFPIILLLGRSVIQDPLLSFRRRFHVVTESYENCSRVGLTIAWITVTLLIAMFIPDISKVISIIGGISAFFIFIFPGLCLVFAMQSEQVSFKTRVVLTTWGMITLICGAFIFGQSTTIAIIQLLNKI, from the exons ATGGAAGAGTTGGCGAGGGAAAGCATCAGCTTGCTGGCAAAGCCCACACTCGATACAGATGGCCCAAGACTTggatctttgggagcaattttcatCATGCTCAAATCTGCGCTTGGTGCGGGACTTCTCAACTTCCCATGGGCTTTCGAGAAAGCCGGTGGAATTCGCTCCGCGGTCGCAGTGGAGATG GTGTCCCTGGTGTTCCTCATCAGTGGCCTGGTAATCCTGGGCTACTCCTCCTCCATCAGTGGTCAGAACACGTACCAGGCCGTGGTGAAGGATGTGTGTGGGCCTGCCATCGGGCAGCTCTGTGAGGTCGTGTTCGTCTTCAACCTCTTCATGATCTCTGTGGCCTTCCTGGTCATAGTGTCGGACCAGCTGGAGAAAC TATGCATCTCCCTTTATGAGTTGATCACTGGATTGCCCGAGACAGATATGCCATACCACTGGTACACACACCCACATTTCGCCCTCATCCTCCTGTGTgtcttcctcatcctccctctctccatccctaaaGAGATCAGTATTCAGAAGTACATCAG TGTTTTAGGTACTCTGGCGGCTACATACCTAACAGTGGCCATCATTGTGAAATATCACACAAGAGAGAGCAGTGATGTGCATATATCCCCCTTGTACACAAGTGG AATAAGCTCTTGGGCTTCGATGTTCAGCGTTATCCCGACCATCTGCTTTGGCTTTCAG TGTCACGAGGCCTGCATAGCCATCTACAGCAGCATGGAGAACAAAAGCCTGTCCCATTGGGTGTTCATCTCTGTGGTGTCCATGTTCTTCTGCCTGGTCATTTACTCCCTAACTG GTGTTTACGGATACCTGACATTTGGCAAGGATGTTGCAGCAGATATTCTGATGTCATACACAGGGGACGATgtcctcatgatcattgcaagacTGCTCTTTGGGATCTCTATCATCACCATCTTCCCCATCATCCTCCTGCTAGGAAG GTCCGTGATTCAGGACCCACTGCTGAGTTTCCGTCGGCGCTTCCATGTTGTGACCGAGTCGTATGAGAACTGTAGCCGCGTGGGGCTGACTATAGCCTGGATCACCGTCACCCTGCTCATTGCCATGTTCATCCCAGACATCAGCAAGGTTATCAGTATCATTGGGGGAATCAGCGCATTTTTCATTTTCATCTTCCCAG GGCTATGTCTAGTATTTGCCATGCAGTCAGAGCAAGTATCTTTCAAAACACG AGTGGTCCTAACAACATGGGGGATGATCACTCTGATCTGTGGGGCCTTCATCTTTGGACAGAGCACCACCATCGCCATCATACAGCTCCTCAATAAGATCTAA